In Corynebacterium afermentans subsp. afermentans, a genomic segment contains:
- a CDS encoding alanine/glycine:cation symporter family protein, whose translation MEGFIDTLNGVIWSNALVYLCLGAGAYFTLATLFLQIRCLPDMIRQLKSGESSEQGISSFQSLMISLAGRVGVGNIAGVATAIAFGGPGAVFWMWLVALLGSATSFIECCLAQIYKETDRDTGEYRGGPAYYIEKTYKHTKAAPFMLVYAIIFAVCMLLATSYFLPGIQANGVAAAVDNAWGINIWVSATIMTVLLAFIIIGGVKRIANFASMVVPFMAGIYIIIAIVVLFANASQIPEVFGTIVRAAFDKEAAFSGMLGAAIMWGVKRGIYSNEAGQGTGPQSAAAAEVSHPAKQGFVQAFAVYIDTLFVCSATAFIIISTDMYKVFEGQSEDGALIYEGSLADGIPVGPGFVQEALNSFSAGLGPSFIALAIMFFAFTTVLAYYYMAETNFTYLNRWVKNESARKAIIWVLRALILVAVFIGATTTPGTAWALGDIGVGATAWLNIVAIIFLQIPALKCLWDYRRQKKAGIDPHFDPEALGIRNADFWVERKNRMIKAGTWPGVEGKVVTTARNI comes from the coding sequence GTGGAAGGTTTTATCGACACCCTCAACGGCGTGATTTGGTCCAACGCTCTCGTCTATCTGTGCCTCGGCGCAGGCGCGTACTTCACGCTCGCAACCCTGTTCCTGCAGATCCGCTGCCTGCCGGACATGATCCGCCAGCTCAAGTCCGGAGAAAGCTCTGAGCAGGGTATTTCCTCGTTCCAATCCCTGATGATCTCGCTCGCCGGCCGCGTCGGCGTGGGCAACATCGCCGGCGTGGCCACCGCCATCGCGTTCGGCGGCCCGGGCGCGGTGTTCTGGATGTGGCTGGTGGCCCTGCTCGGCTCCGCCACCTCGTTCATCGAGTGCTGCCTCGCCCAGATTTACAAAGAGACGGACCGCGACACCGGCGAGTACCGCGGCGGCCCCGCCTACTACATCGAAAAGACCTACAAGCACACCAAGGCCGCCCCGTTCATGCTGGTCTACGCCATTATCTTCGCGGTGTGCATGCTGCTGGCAACGTCCTACTTCCTGCCGGGGATTCAGGCCAACGGCGTGGCTGCGGCCGTCGATAATGCATGGGGCATCAACATCTGGGTCTCCGCCACCATCATGACCGTGCTGCTCGCGTTCATCATCATCGGCGGTGTCAAGCGCATTGCGAACTTCGCCTCCATGGTTGTGCCGTTCATGGCCGGCATCTACATCATCATTGCCATCGTGGTGCTGTTCGCCAACGCTTCCCAGATTCCCGAGGTCTTCGGCACCATCGTCCGCGCCGCCTTTGACAAGGAAGCCGCGTTCTCCGGCATGCTCGGCGCCGCCATCATGTGGGGCGTCAAGCGCGGCATTTACTCCAACGAGGCCGGCCAGGGCACCGGCCCGCAGTCTGCAGCAGCAGCCGAGGTCTCCCACCCGGCCAAGCAGGGCTTCGTCCAGGCGTTCGCCGTCTACATTGACACCCTGTTCGTCTGCTCCGCCACCGCCTTCATCATCATCTCCACCGACATGTACAAGGTCTTCGAGGGCCAGTCCGAAGACGGTGCGTTGATCTACGAGGGCTCGCTTGCCGACGGCATTCCTGTCGGCCCCGGCTTCGTCCAAGAAGCCCTGAACTCCTTCTCCGCCGGCCTCGGCCCGTCGTTTATCGCCCTGGCGATCATGTTCTTCGCCTTCACCACCGTGCTGGCGTACTACTACATGGCAGAGACCAACTTCACCTACCTGAACCGCTGGGTGAAAAACGAAAGCGCACGTAAGGCCATTATTTGGGTGCTGCGCGCCCTGATCCTCGTGGCCGTCTTCATCGGCGCAACCACCACCCCGGGCACCGCCTGGGCGCTCGGCGACATCGGCGTCGGCGCGACCGCATGGCTCAACATCGTGGCGATCATCTTCCTGCAGATCCCGGCGCTGAAGTGCCTGTGGGACTACCGTCGCCAGAAAAAGGCTGGCATCGACCCGCACTTCGACCCCGAGGCGCTGGGTATCCGCAACGCCGACTTCTGGGTGGAGCGCAAGAACCGCATGATCAAGGCCGGCACCTGGCCGGGCGTCGAGGGCAAGGTCGTCACCACGGCCCGCAACATCTAG
- a CDS encoding acyl-CoA dehydrogenase family protein translates to MAGRYPNGDFYDFESELPAEEKEILHNVREWATEKVLPIAVDYWNRSEFPHELLPSIGELNIISLVRGQGRSRLLAGLVAAEIHRADGSVGTFFSGQDGLFTGSIELLGSEEQKERWLPDLYAVRKTGVLAITEPEAGSDVAQGMRTTATKVDGGWILNGAKRWIGNATFSDYVAVYARDPEDDQVKGFIVDTSAEGYTATLMENRIAIRAVQNADITLDNVFVPDSDKLEGANSFKDINKVFKSARSTVGWQAVGTQMGALDVALGYADERIQFGKKISSFQLNQNKLATMQGNLVASESMMAQLARMEDRGSANNEQSALAKGFTSKLMRETVALGREILGGNGLISDYRMAKIFNDAEAIYSYEGTYDINQLIVGRSITGESAFV, encoded by the coding sequence ATGGCTGGACGGTACCCGAACGGCGATTTCTACGATTTTGAGTCCGAGCTGCCCGCGGAGGAAAAGGAGATCCTCCACAACGTCCGCGAGTGGGCGACGGAGAAAGTGTTGCCCATCGCCGTGGACTACTGGAACCGATCGGAGTTCCCGCACGAGCTGCTGCCGTCGATAGGCGAGCTGAACATCATCAGTCTCGTGCGCGGCCAGGGCCGCTCCCGTCTGCTAGCCGGCCTGGTTGCGGCGGAGATCCACCGCGCGGACGGCTCCGTGGGCACGTTCTTCTCCGGCCAGGACGGCCTGTTCACCGGCAGCATCGAGCTGCTTGGCTCCGAGGAGCAGAAGGAGCGCTGGCTGCCGGACCTGTACGCGGTGCGCAAAACCGGCGTGCTGGCAATCACCGAGCCGGAGGCCGGTTCCGACGTCGCACAGGGCATGCGCACCACCGCCACCAAGGTCGACGGCGGCTGGATCCTCAACGGCGCAAAGCGCTGGATCGGCAACGCCACCTTCTCCGACTACGTCGCCGTCTACGCCCGCGACCCGGAGGACGATCAGGTCAAGGGCTTCATCGTGGACACTTCCGCGGAGGGCTACACCGCCACGCTGATGGAAAACCGCATCGCCATCCGCGCGGTGCAAAACGCCGACATCACCCTGGACAACGTCTTCGTCCCAGACAGCGACAAGCTCGAGGGCGCGAACTCGTTCAAAGACATCAACAAGGTGTTCAAGAGCGCACGATCCACGGTGGGCTGGCAGGCCGTCGGCACGCAGATGGGCGCCCTTGACGTCGCGCTCGGCTACGCGGACGAGCGCATCCAGTTTGGCAAGAAGATCTCCTCATTCCAGCTCAACCAGAACAAGCTGGCCACGATGCAGGGCAACCTGGTCGCCTCCGAATCCATGATGGCGCAGCTCGCCCGCATGGAGGACCGCGGCTCCGCCAACAACGAGCAGTCCGCGCTGGCCAAGGGGTTCACCTCGAAACTCATGCGTGAAACGGTCGCGCTCGGCCGCGAGATCCTGGGCGGCAACGGTCTGATCTCGGACTACCGCATGGCCAAGATCTTCAACGACGCGGAGGCGATCTACTCCTACGAGGGCACCTACGACATCAACCAGCTCATCGTCGGCCGCTCCATCACGGGCGAGTCGGCGTTCGTGTAG
- a CDS encoding heavy-metal-associated domain-containing protein, protein MSAVTKKYIIEGMTCGHCKSSVEEEIGEVAGVTMVEATVDTGQVTVTGENFTDDDVVAAVTTAGYTVKP, encoded by the coding sequence ATGAGCGCCGTAACAAAGAAGTACATCATCGAAGGCATGACCTGTGGACACTGCAAGTCCTCCGTGGAGGAGGAGATCGGCGAGGTCGCCGGTGTGACCATGGTGGAGGCCACCGTGGATACCGGGCAGGTGACCGTCACGGGTGAAAACTTCACCGACGACGATGTTGTCGCCGCTGTCACGACAGCCGGCTACACCGTCAAGCCCTAA
- a CDS encoding heavy-metal-associated domain-containing protein: MTTSPPHLLPMASHGCSCCGPASHADTASTPAASDSSAGGSSPSYQVTGLTCGHCVKSVTQALQALPQVDDVQIDLAAGGVSTVTVTGAVPPEMVRRAIEEAGYTVLS; the protein is encoded by the coding sequence ATGACCACCTCCCCGCCCCACCTCTTGCCGATGGCCTCCCACGGCTGCAGCTGTTGCGGACCCGCCTCACATGCCGACACCGCCTCCACCCCTGCCGCCAGCGACTCGTCAGCAGGAGGATCCTCCCCTAGCTACCAGGTCACCGGCCTGACCTGCGGGCACTGCGTGAAAAGCGTGACCCAGGCCCTTCAGGCCCTCCCCCAGGTCGACGACGTCCAGATTGATCTCGCCGCTGGTGGTGTTTCCACCGTCACGGTCACCGGTGCCGTACCTCCGGAGATGGTTCGCCGGGCCATCGAAGAAGCCGGCTACACCGTCTTATCCTGA
- a CDS encoding IclR family transcriptional regulator, with product MTKPQVPAAHNVLRILALLSTTDAPISATRIQRELDLPRSTTYHLLRELEDSGFVVHLRKPGTYGLGLASYRMAQAYTTQQPLVRLATKPLARIAELAGGSAHLTRLAGPEIVYLHEVRAPGAVSLVTEVGVRLPSLKTASGRIMLAQLPEAELRAAYNSSGERRRYSEVKEELSAYRRQGFATEHEAISRGQESVAVAVLDHLSRPAAALAVTFAVGSADTQQLVSALHTAAEGLRAQFFGNV from the coding sequence ATGACTAAGCCGCAGGTTCCCGCCGCGCACAATGTGTTGCGCATCCTGGCGCTGTTGTCCACCACGGACGCGCCGATTTCCGCCACCCGCATCCAGCGCGAGCTGGACCTGCCGCGTTCCACCACCTATCACCTGCTGCGGGAGCTGGAGGATTCCGGGTTTGTGGTGCACCTGCGCAAGCCCGGCACGTACGGGCTGGGGCTGGCGTCGTACCGCATGGCGCAGGCGTACACCACGCAGCAGCCGCTGGTGCGGCTGGCCACGAAGCCGCTGGCGCGGATCGCCGAGCTCGCGGGCGGTTCGGCGCACTTGACGCGCCTCGCTGGTCCGGAGATTGTGTACTTGCACGAGGTGCGCGCCCCCGGTGCGGTGTCGCTGGTCACGGAGGTGGGCGTGCGTTTGCCGTCGTTGAAGACCGCCTCGGGGCGCATCATGCTTGCGCAGCTGCCGGAGGCGGAGCTGCGCGCCGCGTACAACTCCTCGGGCGAGCGCCGCCGCTACAGCGAGGTCAAAGAGGAGCTTTCTGCTTATCGACGCCAAGGGTTCGCCACCGAGCACGAAGCCATCTCGCGCGGCCAGGAGTCCGTGGCGGTGGCGGTGCTGGACCACCTTTCGCGCCCAGCGGCGGCGCTCGCGGTGACCTTCGCCGTGGGCAGCGCGGACACGCAACAGCTGGTCAGCGCGCTGCACACCGCCGCCGAGGGGCTGCGGGCACAGTTCTTCGGAAACGTGTGA
- the hutH gene encoding histidine ammonia-lyase produces the protein MTHTVSVGIGALSIEDVVAVARHGAEVAIDPTALDEIAATRKRVEELAADPTPVYGVSTGFGALATKHIPEDMRAQLQVSLVRSHAAGTGPEVEEEVIRALMLLRLSTLCTGRTGVRPVVAETYAAALNAGITPVVREYGSLGCSGDLAPLAHCALALLGEGEVRVRGGKIVPAAEALSAAGIEPLVLREKEGLALINGTDGMLGMLCLAIADLREAAKVSDIATAMSVEGLTGTLSVFDEDLQELRPHPGQADSAYNIRTVAAGSPILDAALDGFKTNEVQDAYSIRCTPQVAGGFRDTLAHVTTVANRELAAANDNPVVAKDGRVASNGNFHGAPVAYVLDFLAIVVADLASISERRTDRFLDPARNRGLNAFLAGDPGVDSGHMIAQYAQAGIVGELKRNAVPASADSIPSSAMQEDHVSLGWSAGRKLRRSIDGLQRVLAVEILTAARALDMRDGESSAGTGAAVSVLRKRVDGPGTDRYLSPEIEHSVQLVKGGDYVEAVEAAVGQLR, from the coding sequence ATGACGCACACAGTTTCAGTTGGAATTGGGGCCCTGTCCATCGAGGACGTTGTGGCCGTCGCCCGCCACGGAGCCGAGGTCGCCATCGACCCGACGGCCCTTGATGAGATCGCCGCGACCCGCAAGCGCGTCGAAGAGCTCGCCGCGGATCCCACCCCGGTCTACGGCGTCTCCACCGGTTTCGGCGCACTGGCTACCAAACACATCCCGGAGGACATGCGCGCCCAGCTGCAAGTCTCCTTGGTCCGCTCCCACGCTGCGGGTACCGGTCCTGAGGTGGAAGAAGAGGTCATCCGCGCGCTGATGCTGCTGCGCCTGTCCACGCTGTGCACCGGCCGCACCGGCGTGCGCCCCGTGGTCGCAGAAACCTACGCCGCCGCGCTCAACGCCGGCATCACCCCGGTGGTGCGCGAGTACGGCTCACTCGGCTGCTCCGGCGACCTGGCGCCGTTGGCGCACTGCGCGCTGGCGCTGCTCGGCGAGGGCGAAGTCCGCGTGCGCGGCGGCAAGATCGTCCCGGCGGCTGAGGCGCTTTCGGCTGCCGGCATCGAGCCGCTGGTGCTGCGTGAAAAGGAGGGCCTGGCGCTGATCAACGGCACCGACGGCATGCTCGGCATGCTGTGCCTGGCCATCGCGGATCTGCGCGAGGCCGCCAAGGTCTCCGACATCGCCACCGCCATGAGCGTCGAGGGCCTGACAGGCACCCTGTCCGTCTTCGACGAGGACTTGCAGGAGCTGCGCCCCCACCCTGGCCAGGCGGATTCCGCCTACAACATCCGCACCGTCGCCGCCGGCTCGCCGATCCTCGACGCAGCCCTGGACGGCTTCAAGACCAACGAGGTCCAAGACGCCTACTCCATCCGCTGCACCCCACAGGTCGCCGGCGGTTTCCGCGACACGCTGGCCCACGTCACCACCGTTGCGAACCGCGAGCTCGCCGCCGCCAACGACAACCCCGTGGTGGCCAAGGACGGCCGCGTGGCCTCCAACGGCAACTTCCACGGCGCGCCTGTGGCTTACGTGTTGGACTTTTTGGCGATTGTGGTGGCGGACTTGGCGTCGATTAGCGAACGGCGCACCGACCGCTTCCTCGACCCCGCCCGCAACCGCGGCCTCAACGCCTTCCTCGCCGGCGACCCGGGTGTGGACTCCGGCCACATGATCGCGCAGTACGCGCAAGCCGGCATCGTCGGCGAGCTCAAGCGCAACGCCGTGCCCGCCTCCGCCGACTCGATCCCGTCCTCGGCGATGCAAGAAGACCACGTCTCTTTGGGCTGGTCCGCCGGGCGCAAGCTGCGCCGCAGCATCGACGGCCTGCAGCGCGTGCTCGCCGTGGAGATCCTCACCGCCGCCCGCGCGCTGGACATGCGCGACGGCGAGTCCTCCGCCGGCACTGGCGCGGCAGTGTCCGTGCTGCGCAAGCGTGTCGACGGCCCCGGCACCGACCGTTACCTCTCCCCCGAAATCGAGCACTCCGTGCAGCTAGTCAAGGGCGGCGACTACGTCGAGGCCGTCGAAGCCGCGGTGGGCCAGCTGCGGTAG
- a CDS encoding YjiH family protein, translating into MEDPLNTRRGGSTRWIKGESIAPVPSMPEPHEADRTDPKQKWRFFVYSAIGSFAFFVPFTVGEKNTILLDHIVGWLQEGLSAALPYITLVMITAGAVYQFATGKWREDRARAVFAFLSALAVLLCAMLVFGFGPAFLFDERLGPFILNKLVIPVGLLIPVGAIFLGLLVGFGLMEFIGVLVQRFMRPVYHTPGKSAVDAVASFLGSYSLGLLITNRVYRTGGYTAREASIIAAGFSTASATFMVVVARTLDLMHIWGVYFAVTLIVCFLVTIVVVRIPPLSTIPDDYYPGVTPQPEEQVEGNVFAAAWKEAMAFLAQADSLPKTLWRNFKDGVIMTIQVIPGIMAVGIIGLALAFYTPAFKILGAVFYPLALLFQLPDPWLASEAFAIGLSELFLPATLVSGNESEVLRFTVGVVSISQVFFFSSMIPAVLATDIPLKINHMVIIWFQRVVLSIILTVPIAYLIF; encoded by the coding sequence ATGGAGGACCCCCTCAACACCCGCCGCGGCGGAAGCACCCGTTGGATCAAAGGCGAAAGCATCGCCCCTGTGCCCTCAATGCCCGAGCCGCACGAGGCAGACCGCACCGACCCGAAGCAGAAGTGGCGCTTCTTCGTCTACAGCGCCATCGGCTCGTTCGCATTCTTCGTGCCTTTCACAGTGGGCGAGAAGAACACGATTTTGCTGGACCACATCGTGGGCTGGCTGCAAGAAGGGCTCAGCGCCGCGCTGCCGTACATCACACTGGTGATGATCACCGCCGGCGCCGTCTACCAGTTTGCCACCGGCAAGTGGCGCGAGGATCGGGCGCGCGCGGTGTTCGCCTTCCTCTCCGCGTTGGCCGTGCTGCTGTGCGCGATGCTGGTGTTCGGCTTCGGTCCGGCATTTCTTTTCGACGAACGCCTCGGCCCCTTCATCCTGAACAAGCTGGTCATCCCCGTCGGCCTGCTTATCCCGGTGGGCGCGATCTTCCTCGGCCTACTGGTCGGCTTCGGCCTGATGGAGTTCATCGGCGTGCTGGTGCAGCGCTTCATGCGGCCCGTCTACCACACGCCGGGCAAATCCGCGGTGGACGCAGTGGCGTCGTTTCTGGGCTCGTACTCGCTGGGCCTTTTGATTACTAACCGCGTCTACCGCACCGGCGGCTACACCGCCCGCGAAGCGTCCATCATCGCGGCCGGGTTCTCCACCGCCTCGGCAACGTTCATGGTTGTTGTCGCCCGCACCCTGGACCTAATGCACATCTGGGGCGTGTACTTCGCCGTGACGTTGATCGTCTGCTTCCTGGTCACCATCGTCGTGGTGCGCATCCCACCGCTTTCCACCATCCCGGACGACTACTACCCCGGCGTCACCCCGCAACCCGAGGAGCAGGTGGAAGGCAACGTGTTCGCCGCCGCGTGGAAGGAAGCGATGGCGTTTCTCGCGCAGGCCGACTCGCTGCCGAAAACGCTGTGGCGCAACTTCAAAGATGGCGTGATCATGACCATCCAGGTCATCCCCGGCATCATGGCCGTGGGCATCATCGGCCTGGCGCTGGCGTTCTACACCCCGGCCTTCAAGATCCTCGGCGCGGTGTTCTACCCGCTCGCCCTACTGTTCCAGCTGCCCGACCCGTGGCTGGCCTCTGAGGCATTCGCCATCGGCCTGTCCGAGCTGTTCCTGCCGGCAACACTGGTATCCGGCAACGAGTCGGAAGTGCTGCGCTTCACCGTCGGAGTGGTCTCCATCAGCCAGGTGTTCTTCTTCTCCTCGATGATCCCGGCGGTGCTCGCCACGGACATCCCGCTGAAGATCAACCACATGGTGATCATCTGGTTCCAGCGCGTAGTGCTGTCGATCATCCTGACGGTGCCGATCGCGTACCTGATCTTCTAG
- the hutG gene encoding formimidoylglutamase, with protein sequence MNTVTAPLFTPASNWSGRNDGPGPEHARWHSVIDTTAQPTEGATHLIGYASDEGVERNGGRQGAAKGPEAFRAALGSLAVHESTSLLDAGTVTTQNTDLEGSQRELSDRVRDLVAAQGADGMTVVLGGGHETSFATHRGAYEAIGPMQVINFDAHFDLRTETRPTSGTPFKQIAGLVGEDFDYSVFGISKPNNTKVLFDTADELGVTTVLDTELAAMTVREAAERALAAVEGDRPIHLSIDLDVLPAAVAPGVSAPAGFGVEYATLRAMVEAVASTGRVALLDVVELNPDFDVDNRTAKAAARLIDDAVVGAKLRGQAAAF encoded by the coding sequence ATGAACACCGTAACTGCACCGCTTTTCACCCCCGCTTCCAACTGGTCCGGCCGCAACGACGGCCCCGGCCCCGAGCACGCCCGCTGGCACAGTGTCATCGACACGACCGCCCAGCCCACTGAGGGTGCGACGCACCTGATCGGCTACGCCTCCGACGAAGGCGTCGAGCGCAACGGCGGCCGCCAGGGCGCGGCGAAGGGCCCGGAGGCGTTTCGCGCCGCGCTCGGCTCACTCGCGGTCCACGAGAGCACATCGCTTCTCGACGCCGGCACCGTGACCACCCAAAACACCGACCTCGAAGGCTCCCAGCGCGAGCTGTCCGACCGGGTGCGCGACCTCGTGGCGGCGCAGGGCGCAGACGGGATGACGGTCGTGCTCGGCGGCGGGCACGAAACCTCGTTTGCCACCCACCGCGGCGCCTACGAGGCGATCGGGCCGATGCAGGTGATCAACTTCGACGCTCACTTCGACCTGCGTACCGAAACCCGCCCCACCTCCGGCACCCCGTTCAAGCAGATCGCCGGCCTGGTGGGCGAGGACTTCGACTACAGCGTCTTCGGTATCTCCAAGCCCAACAACACCAAGGTGCTCTTCGACACCGCCGACGAACTCGGCGTGACCACCGTCCTAGACACCGAGCTTGCGGCAATGACCGTGCGTGAGGCCGCCGAGCGTGCCCTCGCGGCGGTGGAAGGCGACCGGCCCATCCACCTGTCCATCGACCTAGATGTGCTGCCGGCGGCGGTCGCGCCGGGCGTTTCCGCCCCGGCCGGCTTCGGCGTGGAGTACGCGACGCTGCGCGCGATGGTCGAGGCCGTGGCGTCCACCGGGCGCGTTGCGCTTCTCGACGTCGTCGAGCTTAACCCCGACTTCGACGTGGACAACCGCACCGCCAAGGCTGCCGCGCGGCTGATTGACGATGCGGTTGTCGGGGCGAAGCTGCGCGGACAAGCAGCTGCTTTTTAG
- a CDS encoding CaiB/BaiF CoA transferase family protein, whose protein sequence is MNAPLSGIRVLDLSRVLAGPFCSMILADLGAEVIKVESPWGDDSRQFGPFVDGTSAYYRLFNRSKMGITLDFKNDDDKEVLRDLVRRADVVVENFRPGVLEKLGLGPEGLLEVNPRLVVTSISGFGQTGSLSKEPAYDLVAQAMSGLMSITGWPNGKPTRVGISLGDLIPGLYAAIGTVSALYHRESTGRGQHLDLAMYDSLISVMESVGMRALYDDVPPTRIGNDHGLSAPFSTYATKDGDVVIAITTNRLFERLANALDIPEMATDHRFAEPVARSENRVALRELIEEALSTKTRAETIALFEEHGVPTARVYHLDETLRSPFAEERGVVVEETDGFRTLASPLKLAGMEGPKPAPELGQHNDRIESWLSEDPR, encoded by the coding sequence ATGAATGCACCACTTTCCGGCATCCGCGTCCTCGATCTATCCCGAGTGCTCGCGGGCCCGTTCTGCTCCATGATCCTGGCGGATCTCGGCGCCGAGGTGATCAAGGTGGAATCGCCCTGGGGCGATGATTCGCGCCAGTTCGGCCCGTTCGTGGACGGCACGTCCGCCTACTACCGCCTGTTCAACCGCTCGAAGATGGGCATCACGCTGGACTTCAAAAACGACGACGACAAGGAGGTGCTGCGTGACCTGGTCCGCCGCGCCGACGTGGTCGTGGAGAATTTCCGCCCGGGCGTGTTGGAGAAGCTCGGTTTGGGCCCGGAGGGACTGTTGGAGGTCAACCCTCGGCTCGTCGTCACGAGCATCTCCGGCTTCGGTCAGACCGGATCTTTGTCCAAGGAACCGGCGTACGACCTGGTCGCCCAGGCGATGAGCGGCCTCATGTCCATCACCGGCTGGCCCAACGGCAAGCCGACGCGCGTCGGCATCTCCCTGGGCGACCTGATCCCAGGCCTCTACGCCGCCATCGGCACCGTCTCCGCGCTCTACCACCGCGAATCCACCGGCCGCGGCCAGCATCTGGATCTGGCTATGTACGACTCGCTTATCTCCGTCATGGAGTCCGTGGGCATGCGCGCGCTTTACGACGACGTCCCGCCCACCCGCATCGGCAACGACCACGGCCTCTCCGCGCCGTTTTCCACGTATGCGACCAAGGACGGCGACGTGGTCATCGCGATCACCACGAACCGGCTGTTCGAGCGCCTGGCAAACGCGCTGGACATCCCGGAGATGGCCACCGACCACCGCTTTGCCGAACCGGTGGCCCGCTCCGAGAACCGCGTCGCGCTGCGCGAACTCATCGAAGAAGCGCTGAGCACCAAAACCCGCGCCGAGACGATCGCGCTGTTTGAAGAGCACGGCGTGCCCACCGCCCGCGTCTACCACCTGGACGAGACGCTGCGCAGCCCGTTCGCGGAAGAACGCGGCGTGGTGGTGGAAGAAACGGATGGGTTCCGCACCCTCGCGTCCCCGCTCAAGCTGGCCGGCATGGAAGGGCCAAAGCCGGCGCCGGAGCTGGGGCAACACAACGACCGCATCGAGTCTTGGCTGAGCGAAGACCCGCGCTAA
- a CDS encoding YjiH family protein, whose product MNETAKPVHSRRRFSPAWPVKNLPAGAEALIPELDNPSFEGIEDPTDNTESFTRTEQPGQRSTAPEADPKPKAVWRFFLYSAIGIFAFFVPFTIGDSKSTILLDHIVSWITTTLGENTRYLALFAIIAGTVYQFVSGRWKEDYPRMAFAALSVLAIVLCAMLTFGFGPAWLFNPDIGPFILDKLVISVGLLIPVGAIFLGLLVGFGLMEFIGVMVQPIMRPVFRTPGKSAVDAVASFLGSYSLGLLITDRMYKNGSYNGREASIVASGFSTVSATFMVIVAKTLDMMEHWTAYFFITFIITFIVTAIVVRIPPITRIPEDYYPGATPHPEKEIEGNRFKAAWREAKIELNRAESLGKVLWANFRDGLIMAVQVTPGIMAVGTIGLVLATYTPVFKILGVAFFPVVWLLRLPDPWATSGALASGLAEMFLPATLSAGSDDMVLKFTMAVVCVSQIFFFSAMVPAVLATDIPLSIWKMVQIWFIRVVLTVLITVPVAHLIF is encoded by the coding sequence ATGAACGAGACTGCGAAGCCGGTGCACTCCCGGCGCAGGTTTTCCCCCGCATGGCCGGTGAAGAACTTGCCTGCGGGTGCGGAGGCGCTCATCCCGGAGCTGGACAACCCCAGCTTTGAAGGCATCGAGGACCCCACGGACAACACTGAAAGCTTCACGCGCACGGAGCAGCCCGGTCAGCGAAGCACCGCACCTGAGGCGGACCCGAAGCCGAAGGCGGTGTGGCGCTTCTTCCTCTACAGCGCCATCGGCATCTTCGCGTTTTTCGTGCCGTTTACCATCGGCGATTCCAAATCCACGATCCTGCTGGACCACATTGTCAGCTGGATCACCACCACGCTCGGCGAGAACACCCGCTACCTGGCGTTGTTCGCCATCATCGCGGGCACGGTCTACCAGTTCGTCTCCGGGCGCTGGAAAGAGGATTACCCGCGCATGGCGTTCGCCGCGCTGTCGGTGCTGGCGATCGTGTTGTGCGCGATGCTCACCTTCGGCTTCGGCCCGGCGTGGCTGTTCAACCCGGATATCGGCCCGTTCATCTTGGACAAGCTGGTCATCTCGGTTGGCCTGCTCATCCCGGTCGGCGCGATCTTCCTCGGTCTGCTGGTCGGCTTCGGCCTGATGGAGTTCATCGGCGTGATGGTGCAGCCGATCATGCGGCCGGTGTTCCGTACCCCGGGCAAGTCCGCGGTGGATGCGGTGGCGTCGTTTTTGGGCTCCTACTCGCTGGGCCTGCTGATTACGGACCGCATGTACAAAAACGGCAGCTACAACGGCCGCGAGGCGTCGATTGTGGCGTCGGGATTTTCCACCGTGTCCGCGACGTTCATGGTCATCGTGGCCAAGACGCTGGACATGATGGAGCACTGGACGGCGTACTTCTTCATCACGTTCATCATCACCTTCATCGTCACCGCGATCGTGGTGCGCATCCCTCCCATCACCCGGATTCCAGAGGACTACTACCCGGGCGCCACCCCGCACCCGGAGAAAGAGATCGAGGGCAACCGTTTTAAGGCGGCGTGGCGCGAGGCGAAGATAGAGCTCAACCGCGCCGAGTCTTTGGGCAAGGTGCTGTGGGCGAACTTCCGCGACGGGTTGATCATGGCCGTGCAGGTCACCCCGGGCATCATGGCCGTGGGCACAATCGGCCTGGTGCTGGCCACCTACACGCCAGTGTTCAAGATTCTCGGCGTGGCGTTCTTCCCGGTGGTGTGGCTGCTGCGCCTGCCGGACCCGTGGGCGACCTCGGGCGCGCTGGCGTCGGGCCTGGCGGAGATGTTCCTGCCGGCCACACTGTCCGCAGGTTCGGACGACATGGTGCTGAAGTTCACCATGGCTGTGGTGTGCGTGAGCCAGATCTTCTTCTTCTCGGCGATGGTGCCGGCGGTGCTGGCCACCGACATCCCGCTGAGCATCTGGAAGATGGTGCAGATCTGGTTCATCCGCGTGGTGCTCACCGTGCTGATCACTGTGCCGGTGGCGCACCTGATCTTCTAA